A region from the Janthinobacterium agaricidamnosum genome encodes:
- the leuD gene encoding 3-isopropylmalate dehydratase small subunit produces MDKFTIYEGLVAPLDRANVDTDAIIPKQFLKSIHRSGFGPNLFDEWRYLDHGEPGQDNSRRPLNPEFVLNEPRYQGASILLTRKNFGCGSSREHAPWALDQYGFRAIIAPSFADIFFNNCYKNGLLPIVLSESQVEHLFNEVKAFPGFKLVVDLEQQCVRTSNGSVSYPFEIDAFRKYCLMNGLDDIGLTLRHADDIRAFEERHLSAQPWLANVI; encoded by the coding sequence ATGGATAAATTTACGATTTACGAAGGCCTGGTCGCCCCGCTGGACCGCGCCAACGTCGACACCGACGCGATTATTCCGAAGCAATTTCTGAAATCGATCCACCGCAGCGGCTTCGGCCCCAACCTGTTCGACGAATGGCGCTATCTCGACCATGGCGAACCGGGCCAGGACAACAGCCGCCGCCCGCTGAACCCCGAGTTCGTGCTCAACGAGCCGCGCTACCAGGGCGCCTCGATCTTACTCACGCGCAAGAACTTCGGCTGCGGCTCCTCGCGCGAACACGCGCCGTGGGCGCTCGATCAATATGGCTTCCGCGCCATCATCGCGCCCTCGTTTGCCGACATCTTCTTCAACAACTGCTACAAGAACGGCTTGCTGCCCATCGTGCTGTCGGAAAGCCAGGTCGAGCACCTGTTCAATGAAGTCAAGGCTTTCCCCGGCTTCAAGCTGGTGGTGGACCTGGAGCAGCAATGCGTGCGCACCAGCAACGGTTCCGTCTCGTACCCGTTCGAGATCGATGCCTTCCGCAAATATTGCCTGATGAATGGGCTCGACGATATCGGCCTGACCCTGCGCCACGCCGACGACATCCGCGCCTTCGAAGAACGCCATCTTTCTGCTCAGCCCTGGCTGGCCAACGTCATTTAA